Proteins found in one Serinicoccus marinus DSM 15273 genomic segment:
- a CDS encoding holo-ACP synthase: MIVGVGIDVVDIARFAARLDANARLGERLFTAQELGLRPESMAARFAAKEALAKALGAPVGLRWTDAWVQRDEAGRPHLRTEGTVRARADQLGVTRLHVSLSHDAGVASAVVIAEADPVPTPTGG; encoded by the coding sequence ATCGCGCGCTTCGCCGCGCGGCTGGACGCCAACGCCCGGCTCGGTGAACGGCTCTTCACAGCCCAGGAGCTGGGCCTGCGCCCCGAGTCGATGGCGGCCCGTTTCGCCGCCAAGGAGGCGCTGGCCAAGGCGCTGGGTGCCCCGGTCGGGCTGCGCTGGACCGACGCGTGGGTGCAGCGCGACGAGGCCGGCCGCCCCCACCTGCGCACCGAGGGCACGGTCCGCGCCCGGGCGGACCAGCTCGGCGTCACCCGCCTGCACGTCTCGCTCTCGCACGACGCCGGAGTCGCCTCCGCCGTGGTGATCGCCGAGGCCGATCCCGTCCCCACCCCCACAGGAGGCTGA
- a CDS encoding bifunctional ADP-dependent NAD(P)H-hydrate dehydratase/NAD(P)H-hydrate epimerase encodes MLQAYAVPDVREAEARVLESSAEGELMLRAARGLADVVLARCEERGAHRVVVLAGPGHNGGDALHAAAMLSDHAEVAVVGLAAELHAGAEQAARSAGVVMEAVDPDLAEVPEAVHALLAGADVVVDGLLGLGGRPGLQGAMRAVLDAVPDAAYLVAVDLPSGADPEGAAPLEDCVHADETVTFAVPKPVHLLPVTAPAVGRLTVVDIGVRLDTEPVAERLLPEDVAGLWPVPTASDDKYRRGVLGVIAGSADYPGAAVLCTTAALEAGVGMVRYLGPDPVRDLVLAACPEVVPGQGRIQAMVMGPGVPVQGGETGDRRQIQWFRQALASDVPLVVDAGALQLLGHWQRTGHLRCEAPTLLTPHAGELASLLTELRDEEVSREQVEAEPVRHARRAARSTGAVVLLKGATTVIADPDPGVPVRTQTDAPAWLSTAGAGDVLAGLCGALLAAGLSPRDAGSLGALVHGRAAHRANPGGPVRATAVARAIPGVVSELLRR; translated from the coding sequence ATGCTCCAGGCGTATGCCGTGCCCGACGTCCGCGAGGCCGAGGCCCGGGTGCTGGAGAGCTCGGCCGAGGGAGAGCTCATGCTCCGCGCCGCCCGGGGTCTGGCCGATGTCGTTCTCGCCCGCTGCGAGGAGCGCGGGGCGCACCGGGTCGTGGTGCTGGCCGGACCCGGCCACAACGGGGGCGACGCCCTGCACGCCGCGGCGATGCTGAGCGACCACGCCGAGGTCGCGGTCGTCGGTCTGGCCGCCGAGCTGCACGCCGGGGCCGAGCAGGCCGCGCGCTCGGCCGGGGTGGTGATGGAGGCGGTGGACCCCGACCTCGCCGAGGTGCCCGAGGCGGTCCACGCGCTACTCGCTGGCGCCGACGTCGTCGTGGACGGCCTGCTCGGCCTGGGCGGGCGACCGGGGCTGCAGGGCGCGATGCGGGCCGTGCTCGACGCTGTGCCGGACGCGGCATACCTCGTCGCCGTCGATCTGCCCAGCGGCGCCGACCCCGAGGGCGCGGCACCTCTCGAGGACTGCGTCCACGCCGACGAGACCGTCACCTTCGCGGTCCCCAAGCCGGTGCACCTGCTGCCGGTGACGGCGCCGGCGGTCGGGAGGCTGACCGTGGTCGACATCGGCGTCCGCCTGGACACCGAGCCGGTCGCGGAGCGGCTGCTGCCCGAGGACGTCGCCGGGCTGTGGCCGGTGCCCACGGCCTCGGACGACAAGTACCGCCGGGGCGTGCTCGGGGTGATCGCCGGCAGCGCCGACTACCCGGGTGCTGCCGTGCTGTGCACCACCGCCGCGCTGGAGGCCGGGGTGGGCATGGTGCGCTACCTCGGCCCGGACCCGGTGCGCGACCTCGTCCTGGCCGCCTGCCCCGAGGTCGTCCCCGGGCAGGGGCGGATCCAGGCGATGGTCATGGGGCCGGGGGTGCCGGTGCAGGGCGGGGAGACCGGGGACCGCCGGCAGATCCAGTGGTTCCGGCAGGCACTGGCCAGCGACGTCCCGCTCGTCGTCGACGCGGGCGCGCTCCAGCTGCTCGGTCACTGGCAGCGCACCGGGCACCTGCGGTGCGAGGCCCCCACCCTGCTGACCCCGCACGCCGGTGAGCTCGCGAGCCTGCTCACCGAGCTGCGCGACGAGGAGGTCTCGCGGGAGCAGGTGGAGGCCGAACCGGTCCGGCACGCCCGGCGCGCGGCCCGCTCGACCGGCGCGGTGGTGCTGCTCAAGGGGGCCACCACGGTGATCGCCGACCCGGACCCCGGCGTCCCGGTGCGCACGCAGACCGACGCGCCGGCCTGGCTGTCCACCGCCGGCGCGGGGGACGTGCTCGCGGGCCTCTGCGGGGCGTTGCTCGCGGCCGGGCTGTCCCCGCGCGACGCCGGGTCCCTCGGCGCCCTCGTGCACGGGAGGGCGGCGCACCGGGCCAACCCGGGTGGGCCCGTCCGGGCCACCGCGGTGGCCCGGGCGATCCCGGGCGTGGTCAGCGAGCTGCTGCGTCGCTGA
- a CDS encoding Fur family transcriptional regulator — MHHPDLVAEAVALLRRRGGRLTAAREQILGALARLGGHPTAAQIHEALGEEGAPHLSTTYRTLESLCAVGVLSHVHVDHAEPGFHFSAEVTGRPHAHAACSACGTVVDLPAEVVAPVADHLRSLGFEPRLGHSALSVTCPRCAGRSPVSDAAAR; from the coding sequence ATGCACCACCCGGACCTGGTCGCCGAGGCCGTCGCCCTCCTCCGGCGGCGTGGGGGTCGCCTGACCGCCGCACGCGAGCAGATCCTCGGTGCGCTCGCCCGGTTGGGTGGTCACCCGACGGCGGCCCAGATCCACGAGGCGCTGGGCGAGGAGGGTGCTCCGCACCTGTCGACGACCTACCGGACGCTGGAGAGCCTGTGCGCCGTCGGGGTGCTCAGCCACGTCCACGTGGACCACGCCGAGCCCGGCTTCCACTTCTCCGCCGAGGTCACGGGGCGTCCCCACGCGCACGCGGCGTGCTCGGCGTGCGGCACGGTCGTCGACCTGCCCGCCGAGGTCGTGGCACCGGTGGCCGACCACCTCCGCAGCCTGGGGTTCGAACCAAGGCTCGGGCACTCGGCACTGTCCGTCACCTGCCCGCGCTGCGCGGGCAGGTCACCCGTCAGCGACGCAGCAGCTCGCTGA
- a CDS encoding VOC family protein — protein MDQRLSLVTLGVSDLERARAFYQALGWTPGPSPDHIAFFQAGGMVVALWERAALAVDSGIDIDSDTDETPGSGDSWGGKVLGVNLPTTADVDDQMKDAEQAGATVLRAPSTRFWGGYSGVFTDPDGHVWEIAHNPFWTVTEDGRTLLGDGRG, from the coding sequence ATGGATCAGCGTCTGTCCCTCGTGACCCTGGGTGTGAGCGACCTCGAGCGTGCCCGCGCGTTCTACCAGGCCCTGGGCTGGACGCCCGGGCCCTCGCCGGACCACATCGCCTTCTTCCAGGCCGGTGGCATGGTGGTGGCGCTGTGGGAGCGTGCCGCGCTCGCCGTGGACTCCGGCATCGACATCGACTCGGACACCGACGAGACGCCGGGCAGCGGTGACTCCTGGGGTGGCAAGGTGCTGGGGGTCAACCTGCCGACCACGGCGGACGTCGACGACCAGATGAAGGACGCGGAGCAGGCCGGTGCGACCGTGCTCCGGGCCCCGAGCACCCGCTTCTGGGGTGGCTACTCCGGGGTCTTCACCGACCCGGACGGCCACGTGTGGGAGATCGCGCACAACCCGTTCTGGACGGTCACCGAGGACGGCCGCACGCTCCTGGGCGACGGTCGCGGGTAG
- a CDS encoding helix-turn-helix domain-containing protein, translating to MPPRAEQSTAATREWARAHPRQAVRVDDLVARSGMSERTFGRRFRAETGLSPHQWLVRTRLQRALELLEGSDLPVDRVAEEAGFGTAAALRHRMRLELGTSPQRYRRTFAGPAATPAAG from the coding sequence GTGCCGCCGCGCGCCGAGCAGTCGACCGCGGCCACCCGGGAGTGGGCCCGGGCCCACCCGCGTCAGGCGGTGCGGGTGGACGACCTCGTCGCCCGCTCCGGGATGAGCGAGCGCACCTTCGGTCGTCGCTTCCGCGCCGAGACGGGGTTGTCGCCGCACCAGTGGCTCGTGCGGACGCGGCTGCAGCGCGCGCTGGAGCTGCTGGAGGGCAGCGACCTCCCGGTCGACCGCGTCGCCGAGGAGGCCGGCTTCGGCACGGCAGCCGCGCTGCGGCACCGGATGCGCCTCGAGCTCGGCACCTCACCGCAGCGATACCGCCGCACCTTCGCCGGACCCGCGGCTACGCCTGCGGCCGGTTGA
- the leuA gene encoding 2-isopropylmalate synthase, with product MPIDRYAPFPAVDLPDRTWPSRTITEAPRWCAVDLRDGNQALIDPMTPDRKRRMFELLVRMGYKEIEVGFPAASQTDFDFVRMLIEEDLIPDDVVIQVLTQAREHLIERTYEAIAGARQAIVHLYNSTSTLQRRVVFGASEDEIVDIAVRGARACKKYEEQLPPGTDVFYEYSPESYTGTELEFAARVCNAVMEVFVPTAQAPVIINLPATVEMATPNVYADSIEWMSRHLDHREHVILSLHPHNDRGTGVAAAELGYLAGADRIEGCLFGNGERTGNVCLVTLGMNLFSQGVDPMIDFSDIDEIRRTVEHCNQLPVPERHPYGGDLVFTAFSGSHQDAIKKGLEAMERDASAAGAEVDAFRWEVPYLPVDPKDIGRTYEAVIRVNSQSGKGGVAYVMKTERKLDLPRRLQIEFSQAVQRHTDTEGGEMTPTQIWESFQHEYLEQDGPIVLHDFTSSHVEGDADDVRLEASVTVDGQDRQISGHGNGPISAFVDGMNALGHDIRVLDYAEHALSAGEDALAAAYVECAVGGEVRWGVGINSSTVRASLHAVCSALNRPQA from the coding sequence ATGCCGATCGACCGGTATGCCCCCTTCCCGGCGGTCGACCTGCCGGACCGCACCTGGCCGAGCCGCACCATCACCGAGGCACCACGGTGGTGCGCGGTCGACCTGCGTGACGGCAACCAGGCGCTCATCGACCCGATGACCCCGGACCGGAAGCGCCGCATGTTCGAGCTCCTCGTGCGGATGGGATACAAGGAGATCGAGGTCGGTTTCCCGGCCGCCAGCCAGACCGACTTCGACTTCGTCCGCATGCTCATCGAGGAGGACCTGATCCCCGACGACGTGGTGATCCAGGTCCTGACCCAGGCCCGGGAGCACCTCATCGAGCGCACCTACGAGGCCATCGCCGGCGCCCGGCAGGCCATCGTCCACCTCTACAACTCGACGTCCACGCTGCAGCGGCGGGTCGTCTTCGGCGCGAGCGAGGACGAGATCGTCGATATCGCCGTGCGCGGTGCGCGCGCCTGCAAGAAGTACGAGGAGCAGCTGCCTCCGGGCACGGACGTCTTCTACGAGTACTCCCCCGAGTCCTACACGGGCACCGAGCTGGAGTTCGCCGCCCGCGTCTGCAACGCCGTGATGGAGGTCTTCGTCCCGACGGCGCAGGCCCCGGTCATCATCAACCTGCCGGCGACGGTGGAGATGGCCACGCCCAACGTGTATGCCGACTCCATCGAGTGGATGAGCCGCCACCTGGACCACCGGGAGCACGTGATCCTGTCGCTGCACCCCCACAACGACCGTGGGACCGGCGTGGCCGCTGCCGAGCTGGGATACCTGGCGGGCGCCGACCGGATCGAGGGCTGCCTGTTCGGCAACGGTGAGCGCACCGGCAACGTCTGCCTGGTGACCCTGGGTATGAACCTGTTCAGCCAGGGCGTCGACCCGATGATCGACTTCTCCGACATCGACGAGATCCGGCGCACCGTGGAGCACTGCAACCAGCTGCCCGTGCCCGAGCGGCACCCCTACGGCGGCGACCTCGTCTTCACCGCCTTCTCCGGCAGCCACCAGGACGCGATCAAGAAGGGCCTGGAGGCGATGGAGCGGGACGCCTCCGCCGCTGGTGCCGAGGTCGACGCGTTCCGGTGGGAGGTGCCCTACCTGCCCGTCGACCCCAAGGACATCGGGCGCACCTACGAGGCCGTGATCCGGGTCAACAGCCAGTCCGGCAAGGGTGGCGTGGCCTACGTCATGAAGACCGAGCGCAAGCTCGACCTGCCCCGGCGCCTGCAGATCGAGTTCAGCCAGGCGGTCCAGCGGCACACCGACACCGAGGGCGGGGAGATGACCCCCACGCAGATCTGGGAGTCCTTCCAGCACGAATACCTCGAGCAGGACGGGCCGATCGTCCTGCACGACTTCACCAGCTCGCACGTGGAGGGTGACGCCGACGACGTCCGGCTCGAGGCGAGCGTCACGGTCGACGGCCAGGACCGGCAGATCTCCGGGCACGGCAACGGCCCCATCTCGGCCTTCGTGGACGGCATGAACGCCCTGGGCCACGACATCCGGGTGCTCGACTACGCCGAGCATGCCCTCTCCGCCGGGGAGGACGCGCTCGCCGCCGCCTACGTCGAGTGCGCTGTCGGCGGCGAGGTGAGGTGGGGCGTGGGCATCAACTCCTCCACCGTGCGGGCCTCGCTGCACGCGGTCTGCAGCGCGCTCAACCGGCCGCAGGCGTAG
- a CDS encoding TerC family protein, translating to MAQPHLANFAVTFLVFGLILLATAWKVLKDARTDSHVEVAKLPAVRLTRRFFAVTDDYRGTRFTVREGGRRALTPFALVALAILGTDVVFAVDSVPAVYGITGDPYLVFATNAFALLGLRALYFVLEGALGQLRHLGYGLSLILAFIGVKLVLHWAHGVWEGVPTVPTLASLLVIVGILAVTVLTSVVAERRDARSRVDATSSS from the coding sequence CTGGCGCAGCCTCATCTCGCCAACTTCGCCGTCACCTTCCTCGTCTTCGGTCTCATCCTGCTGGCGACCGCCTGGAAGGTGCTCAAGGACGCCCGGACGGACAGCCACGTGGAGGTGGCCAAGCTGCCTGCCGTCCGCCTCACCCGTCGCTTCTTCGCCGTCACCGACGACTACCGGGGCACCCGCTTCACCGTGCGGGAGGGCGGCCGCCGGGCGCTCACCCCCTTCGCGCTGGTCGCCCTGGCGATCCTCGGCACCGACGTCGTCTTCGCCGTCGACTCCGTGCCCGCGGTCTACGGCATCACCGGTGACCCCTACCTGGTCTTCGCCACCAACGCCTTCGCCCTGCTCGGCCTGCGCGCCCTCTACTTCGTGCTCGAGGGGGCGCTGGGGCAGCTGCGCCACCTGGGCTACGGCCTGTCGCTCATCCTGGCCTTCATCGGCGTCAAGCTCGTGCTGCACTGGGCGCACGGCGTCTGGGAGGGCGTGCCGACCGTCCCCACCCTGGCCTCGCTGCTGGTCATCGTCGGCATCCTCGCGGTCACCGTCCTCACCAGCGTGGTTGCGGAGCGGCGCGACGCGCGGTCCCGGGTTGACGCGACGTCATCGTCATGA
- the leuD gene encoding 3-isopropylmalate dehydratase small subunit, with product MEPFTTHTGIGVPLRRSDVDTDQIIPAHWLKQVSRTGFEKGLFSRWREDPSFVLNTEPYARGSVLVAGPNFGTGSSREHAVWALQQYGFRAVLSSRFADIFRGNSGKQGLLTAQLDQGDIELIWKQLEAEPGTEITVDLPGRGVVCGDITAPFQVDDYVAWRLENGLDDISLTLGHEDDIAAFERGRPSWKPTVTSAVD from the coding sequence ATGGAGCCGTTCACCACGCATACCGGGATCGGCGTGCCGCTGCGGCGCTCCGACGTCGACACCGACCAGATCATCCCCGCGCACTGGCTCAAGCAGGTCTCGCGCACCGGCTTCGAGAAGGGCCTGTTCTCGCGCTGGCGCGAGGACCCCTCCTTCGTCCTCAACACCGAGCCGTACGCGCGGGGCTCTGTCCTCGTCGCCGGTCCCAACTTCGGCACCGGGTCCAGCCGCGAGCACGCCGTGTGGGCGCTGCAGCAGTACGGCTTCCGCGCGGTGCTCTCCAGCCGGTTCGCCGACATCTTCCGCGGCAACTCGGGCAAACAAGGCCTGCTCACGGCGCAGCTGGACCAGGGCGACATCGAGCTCATCTGGAAGCAGCTCGAGGCCGAGCCCGGCACCGAGATCACCGTCGACCTGCCGGGCCGCGGCGTCGTCTGCGGCGACATCACCGCGCCCTTCCAGGTGGACGACTACGTCGCGTGGCGGCTGGAGAACGGCCTGGACGACATCTCCCTGACCCTGGGCCACGAGGACGACATCGCGGCGTTCGAGCGCGGCCGTCCCTCCTGGAAGCCGACGGTCACCTCGGCCGTGGACTGA
- a CDS encoding 3-isopropylmalate dehydrogenase: MRSTVSPVVDATSRRSPVPTRSHSLAVLPGDGVGPEVTAAALEVLDAAHQRFGFTTERTVVPLGAEHYLETGELLTEDTVAQLREHDAILFGAIGSPKVRPGILERGIILALRGAMRQAVNLRPVRLYPGVPTPIAGLEPQRCDLVIVRENTEGAYVAQGSTVHRGTPARTAVQESVNTWYAVERAVEFAYRLASVRRGRVTLCHKTNVLVEAGSLWLDVMEEVGQRFPDVETDYVHVDAMCMHLPVSPERFDVVVTDNLFGDIVTDLGAVVQGGLGVAASGNLNLEGTGTSMFEPIHGSAPDIAGRGWANPAGACLSLALLLGELGEGEAAATVEGATAAVLGQLPALAGEAMGASTGELGARIAAAVAEGSTSPVPGSLMGQLARVRTA; the protein is encoded by the coding sequence ATGCGCTCAACTGTAAGCCCAGTCGTTGACGCCACGTCACGGAGGTCGCCTGTGCCCACCCGCTCCCATTCCCTCGCCGTGCTGCCGGGAGACGGTGTCGGCCCGGAGGTGACCGCCGCCGCGCTGGAGGTCCTCGACGCCGCACATCAGCGTTTCGGTTTCACGACCGAGCGCACCGTCGTCCCCCTGGGCGCCGAGCACTACCTCGAGACCGGCGAGCTGCTCACCGAGGACACCGTCGCGCAGCTGCGCGAGCACGACGCCATCCTCTTCGGCGCGATCGGCAGCCCGAAGGTGCGTCCCGGCATCCTGGAGCGGGGCATCATCCTCGCGCTGCGCGGAGCCATGCGGCAGGCGGTCAACCTGCGCCCGGTCCGGCTCTACCCCGGCGTCCCGACCCCGATCGCCGGTCTGGAGCCGCAGCGCTGCGACCTGGTCATCGTGCGGGAGAACACCGAGGGCGCCTACGTCGCGCAGGGCAGCACCGTGCACCGCGGCACCCCGGCCCGCACCGCGGTGCAGGAGTCGGTCAACACCTGGTATGCCGTCGAGCGCGCCGTCGAGTTCGCCTACCGGCTGGCCTCGGTGCGGCGCGGGCGGGTCACGCTGTGCCACAAGACCAACGTGCTGGTCGAGGCCGGGTCGCTGTGGCTTGACGTCATGGAGGAGGTCGGGCAGCGCTTCCCCGACGTGGAGACCGACTACGTCCACGTCGACGCGATGTGCATGCACCTGCCGGTGAGCCCCGAGCGCTTCGACGTCGTCGTCACCGACAACCTCTTCGGCGACATCGTCACCGACCTGGGCGCGGTCGTACAGGGCGGCCTGGGGGTCGCCGCCAGCGGCAATCTCAACCTGGAGGGGACCGGCACGAGCATGTTCGAGCCCATCCACGGGTCGGCGCCGGACATCGCCGGTCGGGGCTGGGCCAACCCGGCGGGCGCCTGCCTCTCGCTCGCGCTCCTGCTGGGCGAGCTCGGCGAGGGCGAGGCCGCCGCCACGGTGGAGGGCGCCACCGCCGCCGTGCTGGGGCAGCTGCCGGCGCTGGCCGGGGAGGCGATGGGCGCGAGCACCGGAGAGCTCGGTGCGCGGATCGCCGCAGCGGTCGCCGAGGGGAGCACGAGCCCGGTCCCGGGCAGCCTCATGGGCCAGCTGGCCCGGGTGAGGACTGCGTGA
- the alr gene encoding alanine racemase, with the protein MNDLYPARAVVDLDAIAHNVGVLRERAGSAEVMAVVKADAYGHGLVPSARAALAGGAAALGVAQPYEALALRAAGVEAPVLCWLTAPGTDLGPLVREGVEVAASARWTLDAVAAAAREQDRVAVVQLKADTGLGRNGAYALPLRSGPDTDWSDLVAHAAALQAEGVLRVRGVFSHFAHADAPSHPTVRGQQETFARAVAVAEEAGLRLEVRHLSNSAATLTTPGAAWDMVRPGLAVYGLTPVPEVGSAQDFGLRPAMRVVARSVLAKRLPAGQGVSYGHAYAPSRETTVLDVPIGYADGIPRHASGAGPVQVRGQRFSVSGRVCMDQFVVDVGDLDVDDGEEVVLFGPGDDGEPTAQEWADAAGTISYEIVSRLGSRVPREHVGVIAR; encoded by the coding sequence GTGAACGACCTCTACCCCGCCCGGGCGGTCGTCGACCTGGACGCCATCGCGCACAACGTGGGGGTCCTGCGGGAGCGCGCGGGCTCGGCGGAGGTCATGGCCGTCGTCAAGGCCGACGCCTACGGCCACGGGCTGGTCCCGAGCGCCCGGGCGGCGCTGGCCGGGGGCGCGGCGGCGCTGGGCGTCGCCCAGCCCTACGAGGCCCTCGCGCTGCGCGCCGCCGGGGTGGAGGCGCCCGTGCTGTGCTGGCTCACCGCACCGGGGACCGATCTGGGCCCGCTGGTCCGTGAGGGCGTGGAGGTCGCCGCCTCGGCCCGCTGGACGCTGGACGCCGTGGCAGCGGCGGCCCGGGAGCAGGACCGGGTGGCCGTCGTCCAGCTCAAGGCCGACACCGGCCTGGGGCGCAACGGCGCCTATGCCCTGCCGCTCCGGTCGGGCCCGGACACGGACTGGTCCGACCTGGTGGCGCACGCCGCTGCGCTCCAGGCAGAGGGCGTGCTGCGGGTGCGCGGTGTCTTCAGCCACTTCGCGCACGCCGACGCGCCCTCCCACCCCACGGTCCGGGGGCAGCAGGAGACCTTCGCCCGGGCCGTCGCCGTGGCGGAGGAGGCGGGGCTGCGCCTCGAGGTCCGGCACCTGAGCAACTCCGCGGCGACCCTGACCACCCCGGGGGCCGCCTGGGACATGGTGCGCCCCGGCCTCGCCGTCTACGGGCTGACGCCGGTGCCCGAGGTGGGCTCGGCGCAGGACTTCGGGCTCCGGCCGGCGATGCGGGTCGTCGCGCGCTCCGTGCTCGCCAAGCGGCTGCCCGCCGGCCAGGGGGTCTCCTACGGGCACGCCTACGCCCCGTCGCGCGAGACCACCGTCCTCGACGTCCCGATCGGGTATGCCGACGGCATACCTCGTCACGCCTCCGGCGCCGGTCCGGTCCAGGTGCGCGGGCAACGGTTCTCCGTCTCCGGCCGCGTGTGCATGGACCAGTTCGTCGTGGACGTCGGCGACCTGGACGTCGACGACGGCGAGGAGGTGGTGCTCTTCGGTCCGGGGGACGACGGGGAGCCCACCGCGCAGGAGTGGGCCGACGCCGCGGGGACCATCAGCTACGAGATCGTCAGCCGTCTGGGGTCCAGGGTGCCGCGCGAGCACGTCGGGGTGATCGCCAGATGA
- the tsaE gene encoding tRNA (adenosine(37)-N6)-threonylcarbamoyltransferase complex ATPase subunit type 1 TsaE, translated as MTPEHERRWTLPMAQDTRDLGRELGAVLREGDLVVLTGDLGAGKTTFTQGLAEGLGVRGPITSPTFVIARVHPSVTGGPDLVHVDAYRLSGGAELDDLDLDASLEESVTVVEWGEGLAESLAAQRLEVLLQRSGSEDEEEQERVAVLRGVGERWADGLAEVGQER; from the coding sequence ATGACCCCGGAGCACGAACGGCGGTGGACGCTGCCGATGGCGCAGGACACCCGGGACCTCGGGCGCGAGCTGGGCGCGGTGCTCCGCGAGGGCGACCTGGTGGTGCTCACCGGTGACCTCGGGGCGGGGAAGACGACCTTCACCCAGGGGCTGGCCGAGGGTCTGGGCGTCCGGGGCCCGATCACCTCGCCGACCTTCGTCATCGCCCGGGTGCACCCGTCGGTGACCGGGGGGCCGGACCTCGTGCACGTCGACGCCTACCGGCTCTCCGGCGGCGCCGAGCTGGACGACCTCGACCTGGACGCCTCGCTGGAGGAGTCGGTGACGGTGGTCGAGTGGGGCGAGGGGCTGGCCGAGAGCCTGGCCGCGCAGCGGCTCGAGGTGCTGCTGCAGCGCTCCGGGAGCGAGGACGAGGAGGAGCAGGAGCGCGTCGCGGTGCTGCGCGGGGTGGGGGAGCGCTGGGCCGACGGACTCGCCGAGGTGGGGCAGGAGCGATGA
- a CDS encoding low molecular weight phosphatase family protein, which yields MSAPTILTVCTGNVCRSPLLERMLQRDVDGAHGPGRVAVRSAGTGALVGAPMDERSAEILVGLGGDPTGFVARRLTAELVSDAALVLAATPTHRSQVVQLDPRALRRTFTAQEFAGLVAAVPDEDLPTWEEPATALAELCTAARAAQGAATRPAGEGLVDPYRQPDAVYDRLRAQVVELRPLLARGLAR from the coding sequence ATGAGCGCACCGACGATCCTCACGGTATGCACCGGCAACGTGTGCCGCTCCCCGCTGCTGGAGCGGATGCTCCAGCGCGACGTCGACGGCGCGCACGGACCCGGACGCGTCGCCGTCCGCTCCGCCGGGACCGGGGCGCTCGTCGGCGCGCCCATGGACGAGCGGTCGGCCGAGATCCTCGTTGGGCTGGGTGGCGACCCGACCGGGTTCGTGGCCCGGCGGCTCACCGCCGAGCTGGTGTCCGACGCCGCTCTCGTCCTCGCCGCGACGCCGACGCACCGCTCGCAGGTCGTCCAGCTGGACCCCCGTGCGCTGCGGCGGACCTTCACCGCGCAGGAGTTCGCCGGGCTGGTCGCGGCCGTGCCGGACGAGGACCTCCCGACGTGGGAGGAGCCGGCCACGGCTCTGGCCGAGCTGTGCACGGCGGCCCGGGCCGCCCAGGGTGCCGCGACCCGCCCGGCCGGCGAAGGTCTGGTCGATCCCTACCGGCAGCCGGACGCGGTCTACGACCGGCTCCGGGCCCAGGTGGTGGAGCTCAGGCCGCTCCTCGCCCGCGGTCTCGCCCGCTGA